From Synechococcus sp. A10-1-5-1, a single genomic window includes:
- a CDS encoding glycosyltransferase family 1 protein, giving the protein MKPLKVAVILDQPIRSGGGFQQALNAVLLVKALPATLVDPLFVTTVPSNLQTLSSINITPIEFSPSRLTLAFSYIRRFITEPYCYNFLCKFYPYSPFEHFLRLHDVDLVYFLSPSSWSNDLDSLNFIITLWDLSHRDDPEFPEVRNSRQFHHRERIFRSALPRATAVLVDSSLGKHNAERRYGLDESRVHVVPFEESPYLSGRLTETTESVTTDMTTCSFSVPETFIFYPAQFWPHKNHIYILRALSILREQHNVCLPAVFVGGDKGNLSYIRDTVRSLALEDQVIMPGFVSSSDITFLYKNALALVMPTYFGPTNLPPLEALSMGTPLIYSGSPSLSAFVAGAALLVDLNDPSDLAAKLSQICTSPLERSRLSSAGLAFMEKRRQSLSSSLLVLQQILQEFRSRRSCWR; this is encoded by the coding sequence ATGAAGCCACTTAAAGTTGCTGTTATTCTTGATCAGCCAATTCGTAGTGGTGGTGGTTTTCAGCAAGCCCTTAATGCGGTACTTCTTGTAAAAGCCCTTCCCGCAACACTAGTCGATCCACTGTTCGTTACGACTGTCCCTTCCAATCTTCAGACTCTTAGTAGTATCAACATTACTCCCATTGAATTCTCACCCTCGAGACTTACTTTGGCATTCTCTTATATTCGGAGATTCATAACAGAACCATACTGTTACAACTTCTTGTGTAAGTTTTACCCATATAGTCCTTTCGAGCATTTTCTCCGTCTCCACGATGTTGATCTTGTTTACTTCCTTTCTCCTTCTTCTTGGTCCAATGACCTTGATTCTCTTAACTTTATAATTACACTTTGGGATCTCTCCCATCGAGATGACCCTGAGTTTCCGGAAGTTCGTAATAGTCGTCAGTTCCACCACCGTGAACGTATTTTTCGGTCAGCTCTTCCACGTGCAACAGCTGTCCTTGTGGATTCATCTTTAGGTAAGCATAATGCTGAGCGTCGATACGGTCTTGATGAGTCACGAGTGCATGTTGTGCCCTTTGAAGAGTCACCTTACTTGTCAGGACGACTAACAGAAACAACAGAGAGTGTCACAACTGATATGACTACATGTTCGTTCTCGGTTCCCGAGACATTTATTTTTTACCCCGCACAATTTTGGCCACATAAGAACCACATATATATTCTAAGAGCCCTATCAATCTTGAGGGAGCAACACAACGTTTGCCTCCCGGCTGTCTTTGTTGGTGGAGATAAGGGTAATCTTTCGTACATACGAGACACAGTAAGGTCTTTGGCTCTCGAAGATCAAGTTATTATGCCTGGCTTCGTGTCTTCTTCGGATATAACTTTCTTGTACAAAAATGCACTCGCACTTGTTATGCCTACTTATTTTGGCCCTACAAACTTGCCACCTCTTGAGGCTTTGTCAATGGGAACGCCACTAATATACTCTGGTTCTCCAAGCCTTTCAGCTTTTGTTGCAGGCGCTGCCCTTTTGGTCGACCTAAATGACCCTTCTGATCTTGCCGCAAAGTTATCTCAAATCTGCACAAGTCCTTTAGAGAGGTCTCGCTTGTCTTCGGCAGGTTTAGCATTTATGGAAAAGCGTAGGCAAAGTTTAAGTTCTTCTCTGCTAGTTCTTCAGCAGATCCTGCAAGAGTTTCGATCTCGTCGTTCCTGCTGGCGTTGA
- a CDS encoding DegT/DnrJ/EryC1/StrS aminotransferase family protein yields MTRDFIPVNTPLLQGKESLYLQDCIETGWISSEGGYVSAFEENVARYVGRKYAIAVSNGTAALDVAVASLNIGPGDEVIIPSFTIISCIHQVLRSGATPVFVDCFPDTFNINSFQIESLITPRTKAIIAVHIYGLPVDLNPILEICNSYGIHLIEDTAEMLGQKYYERRCGSFGDISTLSFYPNKIITTGEGGMILTDDPGIAERCRSLRNLCFSESNRFVHTELGWNYRMSNLQAAVGLAQLEKIDTALDRKRYIGATYDQLLSDIPAIKLPVASTSYASNIYWVYPVVLDSNLGLSAKEFAASLKRHGIGTRPFFYPLHLQPVLSNYESRHSTDLTTCESLHEYGLYIPSGLGLDDHQISIVSESIHLILEPYIS; encoded by the coding sequence ATGACGCGCGACTTTATACCTGTAAATACTCCTCTCTTGCAAGGCAAAGAGTCTCTATACCTGCAAGATTGCATCGAAACTGGCTGGATTTCCTCAGAAGGCGGCTATGTGTCCGCATTTGAGGAAAATGTTGCACGATATGTCGGCCGCAAATACGCAATAGCCGTTTCTAATGGAACTGCAGCACTAGATGTAGCGGTCGCATCTCTAAATATTGGTCCAGGTGACGAAGTAATCATTCCCTCCTTTACAATCATATCCTGCATTCACCAGGTCCTTCGATCAGGGGCCACCCCTGTTTTTGTTGATTGCTTTCCAGATACATTTAATATCAACTCTTTCCAGATCGAGTCCCTTATAACACCACGTACAAAAGCCATCATTGCTGTTCATATATACGGGTTGCCGGTAGATCTAAACCCTATTCTTGAGATTTGCAATTCGTACGGTATCCACCTTATCGAAGATACTGCTGAGATGCTTGGGCAAAAGTATTATGAGCGTCGTTGTGGCTCTTTTGGTGATATAAGTACCCTCAGTTTCTACCCCAACAAGATCATTACAACAGGAGAGGGTGGAATGATTCTTACAGATGACCCTGGAATTGCCGAACGATGCAGAAGCCTGCGTAATCTTTGTTTTTCGGAATCTAACCGATTTGTACATACAGAACTTGGTTGGAATTATCGTATGTCTAATCTTCAGGCAGCAGTCGGCCTTGCTCAGCTAGAAAAAATCGACACAGCACTTGACCGCAAACGCTATATCGGAGCCACTTATGACCAGTTGCTTTCTGATATTCCTGCAATAAAACTACCTGTGGCATCAACCTCTTATGCCTCAAACATCTACTGGGTCTATCCTGTTGTACTTGATAGCAACCTTGGTCTTTCAGCTAAGGAATTTGCAGCTTCTCTGAAGAGGCACGGCATTGGAACTCGTCCATTCTTCTACCCGTTACACCTTCAACCAGTTCTCTCTAACTATGAGAGTCGTCACTCTACAGACCTGACCACATGTGAATCACTACACGAATATGGTCTTTACATTCCATCTGGCCTCGGCCTTGACGACCATCAAATATCAATTGTATCAGAGTCTATTCATCTAATCTTGGAACCCTATATCTCATGA
- a CDS encoding DapH/DapD/GlmU-related protein produces the protein MIDRGCIISSGAELSGNVLHGKEVGLYNQLGAVHIGDNVHICQHCILMGYGGISIGDNCVLSACTKLYSLSSLHVNPNDKAAVISVYPYEKGYFRLGKISIGFNTWIGLNCIVMPGVDIGENTFCVSNSVVTRDLASNSYATGHPAHAIGLRFQESPS, from the coding sequence ATGATAGACCGTGGATGTATTATATCGTCTGGAGCAGAACTGTCCGGTAATGTGTTGCACGGAAAAGAAGTAGGCCTTTACAATCAGTTGGGTGCAGTGCACATTGGGGATAACGTGCATATATGTCAGCATTGCATATTAATGGGCTACGGAGGGATCTCGATTGGAGACAATTGCGTTCTAAGTGCATGCACAAAGCTATATTCACTGTCAAGCCTACACGTCAACCCTAATGACAAGGCAGCGGTCATTTCGGTATATCCTTATGAGAAAGGATATTTCAGGCTAGGAAAGATTTCGATAGGCTTTAATACATGGATTGGGTTAAACTGTATAGTAATGCCAGGAGTAGATATAGGTGAGAATACTTTCTGCGTTTCAAACTCTGTGGTTACCCGTGACTTAGCAAGTAACTCATACGCGACCGGTCACCCAGCTCATGCCATTGGCTTACGTTTCCAGGAAAGTCCTTCATGA
- a CDS encoding glycosyltransferase, whose translation MSDLITIVLPVYGRPELLREAFESVYLQDDPDWRLLIADDGSDAQTAELIQQQRSDSRVKVVRRPTNLGLFGNLNAAIDEVETPWQLILCSDDCLEHQAIGQLKKAISSAPEVSLMLSSYHSIDANGDFRTDVNGAFYDRFAPITRLFEPGALLQPLLQYGSINGNITGLLIRQSLFRDAGPWRADWSQSADWEWLIRASSQTSVLLRREPIARVRVHEWQLSVSNRKLQRENLETLEVLSGLLRHPQLQSCGRRRRWAAHHAQFLLWNVIKALPRFGIKATVHQLALIQRHVGLVPTAFALLSTLPMRFRIRGTDRPLLPPT comes from the coding sequence GTGAGTGATCTCATCACCATCGTGCTTCCTGTCTATGGGCGCCCTGAGTTGTTGCGTGAGGCATTCGAGAGCGTTTATCTTCAAGATGATCCCGATTGGCGCCTTTTAATCGCTGATGATGGTTCGGATGCGCAGACAGCCGAGCTCATTCAGCAGCAAAGGTCTGATTCCCGCGTCAAGGTGGTCAGGCGCCCGACGAACCTGGGCTTGTTTGGCAACCTCAATGCCGCGATCGATGAGGTCGAGACGCCTTGGCAATTGATTCTTTGTAGTGATGATTGCCTAGAGCACCAGGCGATTGGCCAGCTCAAGAAGGCGATTTCCTCTGCGCCGGAGGTGAGCTTGATGCTGTCGAGCTATCACTCTATCGATGCCAATGGCGACTTCCGCACTGATGTCAATGGCGCTTTTTACGATCGTTTTGCACCCATCACGCGATTGTTCGAACCCGGTGCATTACTTCAGCCGTTGCTGCAATATGGGAGCATCAACGGCAACATCACCGGCCTACTGATCCGGCAATCGTTGTTCCGTGACGCAGGACCGTGGCGCGCCGACTGGAGCCAATCCGCTGATTGGGAATGGCTGATCCGGGCCAGCTCGCAAACCTCCGTGCTCTTGCGCCGCGAGCCCATCGCTCGAGTGCGCGTGCATGAGTGGCAGTTGTCGGTCAGCAATCGCAAGTTACAGCGCGAGAACCTTGAAACTCTTGAGGTCCTCAGCGGGCTCCTACGGCATCCCCAGTTGCAGAGCTGTGGCCGGCGCCGGCGGTGGGCGGCGCACCATGCGCAGTTCTTGTTGTGGAATGTGATCAAGGCTTTGCCGCGGTTTGGTATCAAAGCAACTGTCCACCAACTCGCTTTGATCCAAAGGCACGTGGGTCTGGTGCCGACTGCGTTTGCGTTGCTGAGCACTTTGCCAATGCGCTTCAGAATTCGCGGTACAGATCGCCCCCTGCTACCGCCCACCTGA
- a CDS encoding DUF563 domain-containing protein — MACLTPELKISGRQWLIQASAIAKVSLQSGLLRFGQRRLYESNRTNAVANVRRWRRAGALPPGWWHRTRDPQRYQQPLLFLSSHNNPNYFHWLTQPGLSPLFLQEHFGLNPLPGAALALSHRPRRLLPSYVAPLLGFFASELPVVQGVALASESLCQFAVQEHSSEVVVSPAQLHWLHRRCRDQLQSSRQPWRRVLISRQRSSRRRCLNEDQLLAALDPYGFERHCLEDLSVTEQLRLFSESALLVGAHGAGFSNLVACGPQASIVEFLPRPAAFCHYYAMADVLGLSHGHLLATRCDLETDDFTVAPADLLELLREMELL, encoded by the coding sequence ATGGCCTGTCTGACGCCTGAGCTCAAGATCAGTGGCCGGCAATGGTTAATCCAAGCCTCAGCAATAGCCAAGGTGAGTTTGCAGTCCGGCTTGTTGCGATTTGGCCAGCGGCGCCTTTATGAGTCCAACAGAACGAATGCGGTCGCCAACGTCCGCCGTTGGAGGCGTGCAGGTGCTCTCCCTCCAGGCTGGTGGCACAGGACTCGTGATCCTCAGCGCTACCAACAGCCTTTGCTGTTCCTCAGCTCCCACAACAATCCCAACTACTTTCACTGGTTGACGCAGCCGGGCTTATCCCCTTTGTTCCTTCAGGAGCATTTCGGCCTTAACCCACTCCCGGGAGCGGCACTGGCTTTGAGCCATCGGCCAAGGCGTTTACTCCCGTCCTATGTGGCACCACTGCTGGGGTTTTTTGCTTCAGAACTGCCTGTGGTCCAGGGCGTTGCGTTGGCCTCTGAGTCTCTCTGTCAGTTCGCAGTGCAGGAGCACAGCAGTGAGGTAGTGGTCAGTCCGGCTCAGTTGCATTGGCTCCATCGCCGTTGCCGCGATCAGCTTCAGTCTTCACGGCAACCTTGGCGTCGAGTCTTGATCTCTCGGCAGCGAAGTAGCCGTCGCCGTTGTTTGAACGAAGATCAGCTGCTTGCTGCCTTGGATCCCTATGGATTTGAACGGCACTGCTTGGAGGACCTCAGCGTGACCGAGCAGCTGCGCTTGTTCTCAGAAAGTGCACTGTTGGTCGGTGCCCACGGGGCAGGTTTCAGCAACCTCGTTGCTTGTGGACCTCAGGCGAGCATTGTGGAGTTCCTGCCTCGGCCGGCTGCCTTTTGCCATTACTACGCCATGGCGGATGTCCTTGGCTTAAGCCACGGGCATCTTTTGGCGACTCGCTGCGACTTGGAGACCGATGACTTCACGGTTGCTCCAGCGGATTTGCTTGAGCTTTTGCGGGAGATGGAATTGTTGTGA
- a CDS encoding UDP-glucuronic acid decarboxylase family protein, with product MPSSIKRNLVTGGAGFVGSHLVDRLMEAGEEVICLDNYLTGRKQNIERWLGHPRFELIRHDVTEPIRLEVDRIWHLACPASPVHYQHNPIKTAKTSFLGTYNMLGLARRVGARLLLASTSEVYGDPDVHPQPESYRGCVNTIGIRSCYDEGKRIAETLCFDYQRMHDTEIRVVRIFNTYGPRMLPDDGRVVSNFIVQALRGEPLTLYGDGSQTRSFCYVDDLVEGIIRLMNGSETGPINIGNPGEFTIRQLAELVRAKINPSLELICKPLPQDDPLQRQPVITLAQQHLGWQPTVALEQGLDRTIADFRERLSA from the coding sequence ATGCCTTCTTCAATCAAACGCAATCTGGTCACCGGTGGAGCCGGTTTTGTCGGCTCCCATCTCGTGGACCGTTTGATGGAAGCGGGAGAGGAAGTGATTTGCCTGGATAACTACCTCACCGGCCGCAAGCAGAACATTGAGCGTTGGCTGGGGCATCCACGCTTCGAGTTGATCCGTCACGACGTCACCGAGCCGATCCGCTTGGAGGTCGATCGCATCTGGCACTTGGCTTGCCCGGCGTCACCGGTTCACTACCAACACAATCCGATCAAGACGGCCAAGACCAGTTTCCTTGGCACCTACAACATGCTTGGCCTGGCCCGGCGGGTCGGTGCTCGGCTGCTCTTGGCCAGTACGTCTGAGGTGTATGGCGATCCAGATGTGCACCCTCAGCCTGAGAGCTATCGCGGCTGTGTGAACACGATCGGAATCCGCAGCTGCTACGACGAGGGCAAGCGCATTGCTGAGACCCTGTGTTTTGACTATCAGCGGATGCACGATACGGAGATCCGCGTGGTGCGCATCTTTAACACCTACGGCCCGCGCATGCTTCCCGATGATGGTCGGGTGGTGAGTAATTTTATCGTCCAGGCTTTACGGGGTGAGCCCCTGACGCTCTATGGCGACGGCTCCCAGACACGGTCCTTCTGCTATGTCGATGATTTGGTCGAGGGCATCATTCGTTTGATGAATGGTTCCGAAACAGGACCAATCAATATCGGTAATCCGGGTGAGTTCACCATTCGCCAGTTGGCCGAACTCGTGCGTGCCAAGATCAATCCTTCGCTCGAGTTGATCTGCAAGCCTCTGCCTCAGGATGACCCCCTGCAGCGACAGCCGGTGATCACCTTGGCCCAACAGCATTTGGGCTGGCAGCCCACGGTGGCCTTGGAGCAGGGATTAGATCGGACGATTGCGGATTTCCGCGAGCGGTTGAGTGCCTAG
- a CDS encoding GDP-L-fucose synthase, with translation MGTLISSEDRFFIAGHRGMAGGAISRALQRAGYGQQVLLDRAALDLEDPSAVKACFEAERPDVVVLAAAKVGGIQANSSYPADFLLSNLKIQNHVIEAAWQAGVRRLLFLGSSCIYPKFAQQPIREEALLTGALEPTNEWYAIAKIAGIKLGQALRQQYGFDAVSLMPTNLYGPGDNYHPTHSHVLPALIRRFHEAAERGDATVTCWGTGSPLREFLHVDDLGEACVFALEHWDPSSASAPLDDAGQPLPFLNVGTGLDLTIRQLAEAVARATGFSGEIIWDASKPDGTPKKQLDVSRLASLGWTARIPLEEGLVSTVALFREQLKQQLVRL, from the coding sequence ATGGGCACGTTGATTTCCAGCGAGGACCGCTTTTTCATCGCGGGGCATCGCGGCATGGCCGGAGGTGCCATCTCCCGCGCTTTGCAGCGCGCTGGTTATGGCCAGCAGGTGCTGTTGGATCGGGCGGCCTTGGACCTCGAGGACCCCTCGGCGGTGAAAGCTTGCTTCGAGGCTGAACGCCCGGACGTGGTCGTGTTGGCTGCAGCCAAGGTCGGGGGCATTCAGGCCAACAGCAGCTATCCAGCCGATTTCTTGCTCTCCAACCTGAAAATTCAGAACCATGTCATCGAAGCGGCCTGGCAAGCCGGTGTGCGCCGCCTCTTGTTTCTGGGCAGCAGCTGCATTTACCCCAAGTTTGCCCAGCAGCCCATTCGCGAGGAGGCTTTGCTGACGGGGGCTCTTGAGCCCACCAATGAGTGGTACGCGATTGCCAAGATCGCTGGGATCAAGCTTGGTCAGGCCCTACGGCAGCAGTATGGTTTTGATGCCGTCAGCCTGATGCCCACCAACCTCTACGGGCCGGGCGACAACTATCACCCCACCCATAGCCATGTGTTGCCGGCGTTGATCCGCCGTTTTCATGAAGCAGCCGAGCGCGGTGATGCCACGGTGACCTGCTGGGGGACGGGCTCCCCCCTGCGGGAGTTTTTGCACGTGGACGACCTGGGTGAGGCCTGTGTTTTCGCATTGGAGCATTGGGACCCCAGCTCAGCGTCGGCCCCCTTGGATGATGCCGGCCAGCCCTTGCCGTTCCTCAACGTCGGCACTGGTTTGGACCTCACCATCCGCCAGCTGGCGGAGGCGGTAGCCCGCGCCACTGGATTCTCGGGCGAGATCATCTGGGATGCGTCGAAGCCCGATGGAACGCCCAAGAAGCAACTCGATGTGAGCCGCTTAGCCTCGTTGGGTTGGACCGCCCGAATCCCCTTGGAAGAAGGCTTGGTCAGCACCGTGGCTCTCTTCCGCGAGCAGCTCAAACAACAGCTCGTTCGCCTTTAA
- the gmd gene encoding GDP-mannose 4,6-dehydratase → MSFDPASIDCAGRKALITGITGQDGSYLAELLLEKGYVVHGIKRRASSFNTSRIDHLYQDPHEADPRLVLHYGDLTDSTNLIRIIEQVQPDEIYNLGAQSHVAVSFEAPEYTANSDALGTLRILEAVRMLGLTDSTKIYQASTSELYGLVQEIPQKETTPFYPRSPYAVAKLYGYWITVNYRESYGMYACNGVLFNHESPRRGETFVTRKITRGLARIDAGLDQCLFMGNIDSLRDWGHARDYVEMQWRMLQQQIPEDFVIATGRQESVRRFIELTAEQLGWGAIQWEGSGVDEVGRRSDTGTVVVRIDPRYFRPAEVETLLGDPAKAREKLGWTPTTTLEELVAEMVATDKEEAAKEALLRQQGYQVVGSMENPPTNPSAVAASKGPKA, encoded by the coding sequence ATGAGTTTCGATCCCGCCTCGATTGATTGCGCCGGGCGCAAGGCTCTGATCACCGGGATCACAGGCCAAGACGGCAGTTATTTGGCCGAACTGCTCCTTGAGAAGGGTTACGTTGTTCACGGCATCAAGCGCCGGGCCAGCAGCTTCAACACCAGCCGGATCGACCACCTCTATCAAGACCCGCACGAGGCTGACCCTCGTTTGGTCCTGCACTACGGGGACCTGACGGACAGCACCAACCTGATCCGCATCATTGAGCAGGTGCAGCCCGACGAGATCTACAACCTTGGTGCTCAGAGCCACGTGGCGGTGAGTTTTGAGGCTCCTGAGTACACCGCCAACAGCGATGCCTTGGGGACATTGCGGATTCTTGAGGCGGTGCGCATGCTGGGCCTCACGGATTCCACCAAGATTTATCAGGCCAGCACCAGCGAGTTGTACGGCCTGGTTCAGGAGATTCCCCAGAAGGAAACCACGCCCTTCTACCCCCGTAGCCCCTACGCCGTAGCCAAGTTGTACGGCTACTGGATCACGGTTAATTACCGCGAGAGTTATGGCATGTACGCCTGCAATGGCGTGCTCTTTAACCACGAATCGCCGCGCCGAGGCGAAACCTTTGTCACCAGGAAGATCACCAGGGGCCTCGCCCGCATTGATGCGGGCCTGGATCAGTGTCTGTTCATGGGCAACATCGATTCCCTGCGGGATTGGGGCCACGCGCGCGACTACGTCGAGATGCAGTGGCGGATGCTTCAGCAGCAGATCCCAGAAGACTTCGTGATCGCCACAGGCCGTCAAGAAAGCGTGCGCCGCTTCATTGAGCTCACGGCTGAGCAGCTGGGTTGGGGCGCCATCCAGTGGGAAGGCAGTGGTGTCGATGAAGTTGGCAGGCGCTCGGACACCGGCACCGTTGTTGTCCGGATTGACCCGCGTTACTTCAGGCCAGCTGAAGTGGAGACCCTGCTCGGGGATCCCGCCAAGGCAAGGGAGAAGCTTGGCTGGACCCCCACCACCACCCTGGAAGAACTGGTGGCTGAGATGGTGGCAACGGATAAAGAGGAGGCTGCGAAGGAAGCGCTGCTGCGGCAGCAGGGGTATCAAGTGGTGGGCTCGATGGAAAATCCCCCCACCAATCCTTCCGCCGTTGCCGCGAGCAAGGGACCGAAGGCCTGA
- a CDS encoding glycosyltransferase 61 family protein, translating into MSHAYRSSSIAHYPCIETWALAKGVSRGQAAPYRRIQYHTIRKQLNKPIKLLEGSYAVFPHLTSHFGHWVGDQLGAFLWYARQLHALSNPPRLIAIAPSQSWAEFLIELCPKDSLAVMTPQQFLEVNWVLQRAKVLPRLSPWQNLSLLRNCLATHLPSAEHLSESCGPGRIFLCSQRQERILNLEAVEDLFRDHGYAVLNPISHSPQQLLHWIRQASSFWCEHGSMVMNALLSRDRPYRLLELSPLNSCRYPSELRMLGGGVYNSFHLGLIKPFYCQPAVDSARLDRQLHPYQRQLVVDLDALRQELSREARGDQ; encoded by the coding sequence GTGAGTCACGCCTACCGGAGCTCATCGATTGCCCACTATCCGTGCATCGAAACGTGGGCTCTTGCAAAGGGCGTTAGCAGAGGCCAAGCAGCTCCGTACCGACGGATTCAATACCACACCATTCGCAAGCAGCTCAACAAGCCCATCAAACTGCTTGAGGGTTCCTACGCCGTATTCCCCCATCTCACCAGTCACTTCGGCCATTGGGTTGGTGATCAATTGGGTGCCTTTCTTTGGTATGCGCGTCAGTTGCATGCACTGTCGAATCCACCCCGACTGATTGCCATTGCGCCCTCTCAGAGCTGGGCCGAGTTTTTGATCGAGCTTTGTCCGAAGGACTCCCTTGCTGTGATGACTCCGCAGCAGTTCCTGGAGGTCAACTGGGTCTTGCAGCGCGCCAAGGTGCTTCCTCGCTTGAGTCCCTGGCAGAACCTATCGCTGCTTCGCAACTGCCTGGCCACGCACTTGCCTAGTGCTGAGCACCTCTCAGAGTCTTGCGGTCCTGGGCGCATCTTTCTCTGCTCTCAGCGTCAGGAGCGAATCCTGAATCTTGAAGCTGTTGAAGACCTCTTTCGAGACCATGGCTATGCCGTCTTGAATCCAATCTCTCATTCGCCGCAACAGCTTCTGCATTGGATTCGACAGGCATCCAGCTTCTGGTGTGAGCACGGTTCGATGGTGATGAATGCCTTGCTTTCGCGTGATCGTCCTTACCGTCTCCTGGAGCTGAGCCCGTTGAATTCCTGTCGCTATCCCAGTGAATTGCGGATGTTGGGTGGTGGTGTCTACAACAGCTTTCACCTCGGCTTGATCAAACCTTTTTATTGTCAGCCTGCTGTGGATTCAGCGCGCTTGGACCGCCAACTGCACCCCTATCAACGGCAGCTCGTTGTTGACCTGGATGCCTTACGTCAGGAACTGTCTCGTGAAGCTAGAGGTGATCAATGA
- a CDS encoding DUF2079 domain-containing protein, which yields MTKRLDCLLIALAACLMLVIALGRWLSLASNAWDLGIFTQFSWMLSRGYFSEPASLTGWPVLADHASFVLVPISLLYRFWSSPAYLLTIQVLALAGASLVLLRLAKISRVPPKVQTLVLLAYFFQPVLWNACWFDFHPDSLFPLAVFFFWLQVRHEKLLWTIISLIFILSIRETSVLVVAGLSLTCFLQGKRKLSALLAFFAIAWTFFLSGFWYPLFFPDGHHNSGNYAHLFDVVLGFYRQPLAFHHLIQAFHATSLSMAPVFFLVLIVPWLIFLDKSSTAWIAGSLVVLTPLALSGNPNQVSILYHYGMMIAPFFALAALESAHTAFFLSFSTARLKQILFAFGLISVINFIVNLNLNSGWIVFWRNPLPFLQYYERLSSIPAEKRVLTSNGLSAHIANRREADFVARPAAQLFPEGFDMLILNQTDPGFGSSPHKTDLLIQAAKKSGWTCDALSVGHLAIQECAIK from the coding sequence ATGACGAAACGGCTGGATTGTCTCCTTATTGCCTTGGCGGCGTGCTTGATGCTCGTCATCGCTTTAGGGCGTTGGCTGAGCTTGGCCTCGAATGCTTGGGATTTGGGTATCTTCACCCAATTCTCATGGATGCTGAGTCGTGGATATTTCTCGGAACCAGCGTCATTAACCGGTTGGCCTGTTCTAGCCGATCATGCCTCGTTTGTTCTTGTTCCCATCTCCTTGTTGTATCGGTTTTGGAGTAGTCCAGCTTACTTGCTGACAATTCAGGTCTTGGCCTTGGCAGGAGCGTCACTTGTTCTTCTGCGGCTGGCAAAGATTTCAAGAGTTCCACCAAAAGTGCAAACTCTGGTTTTATTGGCTTATTTCTTCCAACCAGTTCTTTGGAATGCGTGTTGGTTTGACTTTCATCCTGACTCGCTTTTTCCTCTGGCAGTGTTTTTCTTTTGGCTCCAGGTCCGTCATGAAAAACTCCTCTGGACCATCATTTCTTTAATCTTTATCCTCTCGATCCGGGAGACGAGTGTTCTTGTTGTGGCGGGCTTGTCACTGACTTGCTTTCTTCAGGGAAAACGAAAGCTCTCTGCGCTGTTGGCTTTCTTTGCCATTGCGTGGACCTTCTTTTTATCAGGTTTCTGGTATCCACTCTTCTTCCCAGATGGTCACCACAATTCTGGCAACTATGCACATCTGTTTGACGTGGTTCTTGGTTTTTATCGGCAACCTCTCGCTTTTCACCATTTGATTCAGGCATTTCATGCTACGAGCCTCTCTATGGCTCCCGTGTTTTTCCTGGTATTAATAGTTCCATGGCTGATCTTTTTGGATAAGAGTTCAACGGCATGGATTGCTGGTTCGTTGGTTGTTTTGACCCCGCTTGCCCTTTCTGGCAATCCCAATCAGGTTTCCATTCTTTACCACTATGGAATGATGATTGCTCCGTTCTTCGCCCTGGCAGCACTTGAATCCGCCCATACTGCCTTCTTTCTGAGCTTCTCCACTGCTCGACTGAAGCAAATACTTTTTGCCTTTGGTCTGATTTCAGTTATTAATTTCATAGTTAATCTGAATTTAAACTCTGGTTGGATTGTTTTCTGGCGCAACCCGTTGCCATTTTTGCAATATTACGAGCGTCTATCCAGCATCCCAGCTGAAAAACGCGTACTAACATCCAATGGCCTCTCTGCGCATATTGCTAATCGCCGTGAGGCTGACTTTGTTGCCAGACCCGCAGCTCAGTTGTTTCCGGAAGGGTTTGATATGCTGATTCTCAACCAAACAGATCCTGGATTTGGCTCATCCCCTCACAAGACGGATCTATTGATACAAGCAGCAAAGAAATCAGGTTGGACATGTGATGCTTTAAGCGTTGGTCATCTTGCAATCCAGGAGTGTGCAATTAAATGA